The following coding sequences are from one Gossypium hirsutum isolate 1008001.06 chromosome A12, Gossypium_hirsutum_v2.1, whole genome shotgun sequence window:
- the LOC107929925 gene encoding bifunctional protein FolD 2, with product MASPSDCKATIIDGKAIAQTIRSEIADEVRHLSQKYGKVPGLAVVIVGNRKDSQSYVGMKRKACAEVGIRSFDVNLPEEVPESDLISKVHELNANPDVHGILVQLPLPKHINEEKVLGEISLEKDVDGFHPLNIGKLAMKGREPLFQPCTPKGCLELLSRSGVSVKGKNAVVVGRSNIVGLPVSLLLLKADATVSIVHSRTPDPERLVREADIVIAAAGQAMMIKGSWIKPGAAVIDVGTNAVDDPTKKSGYRLVGDVDFEAACRVAGWITPVPGGVGPMTVAMLLQNTLDGAKRVIEQ from the exons ATGGCGTCGCCATCTGATTGTAAAGCGACCATTATCGACGGCAAAGCTATCGCTCAGACGATCAGATCTGAAATTGCCGACGAGGTCCGTCATCTCTCCCAGAAATACGGCAAG GTGCCAGGCCTAGCTGTTGTAATTGTTGGGAACAGGAAAGATTCTCAAAGCTATGTGGGAATGAAGAGAAAAGCCTGTGCTGAAGTTGGGATTAGATCTTTTGATGTGAATCTCCCTGAAGAAGTACCTGAATCCGATTTGATCAGCAAAGTTCACGAGCTCAATGCAAATCCTGATGTACATG GCATATTGGTTCAGCTTCCTTTACCAAAGCACATAAATGAAGAGAAAGTTTTGGGTGAAATCAGTCTTGAAAAAGATGTAGATGGTTTTCACCCTTTGAATATCGGCAAACTTGCGATGAAAGGCCGAGAACCCCTTTTCCAACCTTGTACTCCCAAG GGGTGTCTTGAACTGCTATCTCGAAGTGGTGTAAGTGTAAAGGGAAAAAATGCTGTTGTTGTGGGTCGAAGTAACATAGTTGGGTTGCCAGTTTCCTTGCTGCTTCTCAAGGCTGATGCTACTGTTAGCATTGTTCATTCACGTACACCGGATCCCGAAAGGCTAGTTCGTGAAGCTGACATTGTTATAGCTGCAGCAGGACAAGCTATGATG ATCAAAGGCAGTTGGATCAAACCTGGTGCTGCGGTTATTGATGTTGGAACCAATGCTGTTGATGACCCAACTAAGAAATCAGGATACAGGTTAGTGGGAGACGTGGATTTTGAAGCAGCATGTAGGGTTGCTGGATGGATAACACCTGTTCCTGGTGGCGTTGGCCCGATGACAGTTGCAATGCTGCTCCAGAATACCTTAGATGGTGCGAAGCGTGTGATTGAGCAATGA